A region of Cucumis melo cultivar AY chromosome 2, USDA_Cmelo_AY_1.0, whole genome shotgun sequence DNA encodes the following proteins:
- the LOC103492083 gene encoding flap endonuclease 1 isoform X5, translating to MGIKGLTKLLADNAPKGMKEQKFETYFGRKIAIDASMSIYQFLIVVGRSGTEMLTNEAGEVTSHLQGMFNRTIRLLEAGIKPVYVFDGKPPDLKKQELAKRYSKRADATEDLADAIEVGNKEDIEKFSKRTVKVTKQHNDDCKRLLRLMGVPVIEQAPSEAEAQCAALCKLGKVYAVASEDMDSLTFGSPRFLRHLMDPSSRKIPVMEFEVAKILEELNLTMDQFIDLCILSGCDYCDNIRGIGGLTALKLIRQHGAIEGILENINKERYQIPDDWPYKEARQLFKEPLVCTDEEQLDIKWTTPDEEGLLTFLVNENGFNSERVTKAVEKIKAAKNKSSQGRMESFFKPVTNPSVSIKRKETSEKPTKQAIMKKSKSGGSKRK from the exons ATGGGCATCAAG GGTTTAACCAAGCTTTTAGCTGATAATGCGCCCAAGGGCATGAAGGAGCAGAAGTTCGAAACCTATTTCGGCCGCAAAATCGCTATTGATGCTAGCATGAGTATTTATCAATTTCTT ATTGTTGTGGGTAGAAGTGGGACTGAGATGCTCACCAACGAAGCTGGTGAAGTCACTAG TCATTTGCAAGGGATGTTTAACCGAACAATAAGGCTTCTCGAAGCTGGAATTAAGCCAGT CTATGTCTTTGATGGAAAGCCTCCTGATTTGAAAAAACAAGAACTTGCAAAACG CTATTCAAAGAGAGCAGATGCTACTGAGGACCTAGCAGATGCAATCGAG GTTGGCAACAAGGAGGATATTGAGAAATTCAGTAAAAGGACAGTAAAG GTTACAAAGCAGCACAATGATGACTGCAAAAGACTTTTGAGACTCATGGGAGTGCCTGTGATTGAG CAGGCTCCCTCGGAAGCTGAGGCACAATGTGCTGCACTTTGCAAGTTAGGAAAG GTTTATGCCGTGGCATCAGAAGACATGGATTCACTAACATTTGGATCTCCCAGATTTCTTCGTCATTTAATGGATCCCAGCTCAAGGAAGATCCCAGTTATGGAATTTGAAGTGGCAAAG ATTTTGGAAGAGCTGAACCTCACCATGGATCAATTTATCGATTTGTGCATTCTTTCTGGATGTGATTATTGTGACAATATCCGAG GTATAGGGGGGCTGACTGCTCTAAAGCTTATACGTCAACATGGGGCTATAGAGGGTATATTAGAGAACATAAATAAAGAGAG GTACCAAATTCCTGACGATTGGCCTTACAAAGAGGCTCGACAGCTTTTCAAAGAACCACTAGTATGTACTGACGAAGAGCAACTTGACATTAAGTGGACTACACCAGACGAAGAA GGCTTGTTAACATTTTTGGTGAATGAGAATGGGTTCAACAGTGAGAGAGTGACAAAG GCAGTAGAAAAAATTAAAGCAGCCAAGAACAAGTCATCACAGGGCCG GATGGAGTCCTTTTTCAAGCCTGTTACTAATCCTTCAGTATCCATTAAACGAAAG GAGACATCAGAAAAGCCCACCAAACAAGCAATAATGAAGAAATCGAAGTCCGGTGGTAGTAAAAGAAAGTAG
- the LOC103492083 gene encoding flap endonuclease 1 isoform X6, with product MGIKGLTKLLADNAPKGMKEQKFETYFGRKIAIDASMSIYQFLIVVGRSGTEMLTNEAGEVTSHLQGMFNRTIRLLEAGIKPVYVFDGKPPDLKKQELAKRYSKRADATEDLADAIEVGNKEDIEKFSKRTVKVTKQHNDDCKRLLRLMGVPVIEAPSEAEAQCAALCKLGKVYAVASEDMDSLTFGSPRFLRHLMDPSSRKIPVMEFEVAKILEELNLTMDQFIDLCILSGCDYCDNIRGIGGLTALKLIRQHGAIEGILENINKERYQIPDDWPYKEARQLFKEPLVCTDEEQLDIKWTTPDEEGLLTFLVNENGFNSERVTKAVEKIKAAKNKSSQGRMESFFKPVTNPSVSIKRKETSEKPTKQAIMKKSKSGGSKRK from the exons ATGGGCATCAAG GGTTTAACCAAGCTTTTAGCTGATAATGCGCCCAAGGGCATGAAGGAGCAGAAGTTCGAAACCTATTTCGGCCGCAAAATCGCTATTGATGCTAGCATGAGTATTTATCAATTTCTT ATTGTTGTGGGTAGAAGTGGGACTGAGATGCTCACCAACGAAGCTGGTGAAGTCACTAG TCATTTGCAAGGGATGTTTAACCGAACAATAAGGCTTCTCGAAGCTGGAATTAAGCCAGT CTATGTCTTTGATGGAAAGCCTCCTGATTTGAAAAAACAAGAACTTGCAAAACG CTATTCAAAGAGAGCAGATGCTACTGAGGACCTAGCAGATGCAATCGAG GTTGGCAACAAGGAGGATATTGAGAAATTCAGTAAAAGGACAGTAAAG GTTACAAAGCAGCACAATGATGACTGCAAAAGACTTTTGAGACTCATGGGAGTGCCTGTGATTGAG GCTCCCTCGGAAGCTGAGGCACAATGTGCTGCACTTTGCAAGTTAGGAAAG GTTTATGCCGTGGCATCAGAAGACATGGATTCACTAACATTTGGATCTCCCAGATTTCTTCGTCATTTAATGGATCCCAGCTCAAGGAAGATCCCAGTTATGGAATTTGAAGTGGCAAAG ATTTTGGAAGAGCTGAACCTCACCATGGATCAATTTATCGATTTGTGCATTCTTTCTGGATGTGATTATTGTGACAATATCCGAG GTATAGGGGGGCTGACTGCTCTAAAGCTTATACGTCAACATGGGGCTATAGAGGGTATATTAGAGAACATAAATAAAGAGAG GTACCAAATTCCTGACGATTGGCCTTACAAAGAGGCTCGACAGCTTTTCAAAGAACCACTAGTATGTACTGACGAAGAGCAACTTGACATTAAGTGGACTACACCAGACGAAGAA GGCTTGTTAACATTTTTGGTGAATGAGAATGGGTTCAACAGTGAGAGAGTGACAAAG GCAGTAGAAAAAATTAAAGCAGCCAAGAACAAGTCATCACAGGGCCG GATGGAGTCCTTTTTCAAGCCTGTTACTAATCCTTCAGTATCCATTAAACGAAAG GAGACATCAGAAAAGCCCACCAAACAAGCAATAATGAAGAAATCGAAGTCCGGTGGTAGTAAAAGAAAGTAG
- the LOC103492083 gene encoding flap endonuclease 1 isoform X3 encodes MGIKGLTKLLADNAPKGMKEQKFETYFGRKIAIDASMSIYQFLIVVGRSGTEMLTNEAGEVTSHLQGMFNRTIRLLEAGIKPVYVFDGKPPDLKKQELAKRYSKRADATEDLADAIEVGNKEDIEKFSKRTVKVTKQHNDDCKRLLRLMGVPVIEQAPSEAEAQCAALCKLGKVYAVASEDMDSLTFGSPRFLRHLMDPSSRKIPVMEFEVAKILEELNLTMDQFIDLCILSGCDYCDNIRGIGGLTALKLIRQHGAIEGILENINKERYQIPDDWPYKEARQLFKEPLVCTDEEQLDIKWTTPDEEGLLTFLVNENGFNSERVTKAVEKIKAAKNKSSQGRMESFFKPVTNPSVSIKRKVEGHWQLGHVNVRPFFQVLRVGPISNGCMLRHMKLKTLVKL; translated from the exons ATGGGCATCAAG GGTTTAACCAAGCTTTTAGCTGATAATGCGCCCAAGGGCATGAAGGAGCAGAAGTTCGAAACCTATTTCGGCCGCAAAATCGCTATTGATGCTAGCATGAGTATTTATCAATTTCTT ATTGTTGTGGGTAGAAGTGGGACTGAGATGCTCACCAACGAAGCTGGTGAAGTCACTAG TCATTTGCAAGGGATGTTTAACCGAACAATAAGGCTTCTCGAAGCTGGAATTAAGCCAGT CTATGTCTTTGATGGAAAGCCTCCTGATTTGAAAAAACAAGAACTTGCAAAACG CTATTCAAAGAGAGCAGATGCTACTGAGGACCTAGCAGATGCAATCGAG GTTGGCAACAAGGAGGATATTGAGAAATTCAGTAAAAGGACAGTAAAG GTTACAAAGCAGCACAATGATGACTGCAAAAGACTTTTGAGACTCATGGGAGTGCCTGTGATTGAG CAGGCTCCCTCGGAAGCTGAGGCACAATGTGCTGCACTTTGCAAGTTAGGAAAG GTTTATGCCGTGGCATCAGAAGACATGGATTCACTAACATTTGGATCTCCCAGATTTCTTCGTCATTTAATGGATCCCAGCTCAAGGAAGATCCCAGTTATGGAATTTGAAGTGGCAAAG ATTTTGGAAGAGCTGAACCTCACCATGGATCAATTTATCGATTTGTGCATTCTTTCTGGATGTGATTATTGTGACAATATCCGAG GTATAGGGGGGCTGACTGCTCTAAAGCTTATACGTCAACATGGGGCTATAGAGGGTATATTAGAGAACATAAATAAAGAGAG GTACCAAATTCCTGACGATTGGCCTTACAAAGAGGCTCGACAGCTTTTCAAAGAACCACTAGTATGTACTGACGAAGAGCAACTTGACATTAAGTGGACTACACCAGACGAAGAA GGCTTGTTAACATTTTTGGTGAATGAGAATGGGTTCAACAGTGAGAGAGTGACAAAG GCAGTAGAAAAAATTAAAGCAGCCAAGAACAAGTCATCACAGGGCCG GATGGAGTCCTTTTTCAAGCCTGTTACTAATCCTTCAGTATCCATTAAACGAAAG gtCGAAGGTCATTGGCAGCTTGGGCATGTCAATGTTAGACCATTCTTCCAAGTACTCAGGGTCGGGCCCATTAGTAATGGCTGCATGCTTCGGCACATGAAGCTGAAAACCCTGGTGAAATTGTAG
- the LOC103492083 gene encoding flap endonuclease 1 isoform X4 produces MGIKGLTKLLADNAPKGMKEQKFETYFGRKIAIDASMSIYQFLIVVGRSGTEMLTNEAGEVTSHLQGMFNRTIRLLEAGIKPVYVFDGKPPDLKKQELAKRYSKRADATEDLADAIEVGNKEDIEKFSKRTVKVTKQHNDDCKRLLRLMGVPVIEAPSEAEAQCAALCKLGKVYAVASEDMDSLTFGSPRFLRHLMDPSSRKIPVMEFEVAKILEELNLTMDQFIDLCILSGCDYCDNIRGIGGLTALKLIRQHGAIEGILENINKERYQIPDDWPYKEARQLFKEPLVCTDEEQLDIKWTTPDEEGLLTFLVNENGFNSERVTKAVEKIKAAKNKSSQGRMESFFKPVTNPSVSIKRKVEGHWQLGHVNVRPFFQVLRVGPISNGCMLRHMKLKTLVKL; encoded by the exons ATGGGCATCAAG GGTTTAACCAAGCTTTTAGCTGATAATGCGCCCAAGGGCATGAAGGAGCAGAAGTTCGAAACCTATTTCGGCCGCAAAATCGCTATTGATGCTAGCATGAGTATTTATCAATTTCTT ATTGTTGTGGGTAGAAGTGGGACTGAGATGCTCACCAACGAAGCTGGTGAAGTCACTAG TCATTTGCAAGGGATGTTTAACCGAACAATAAGGCTTCTCGAAGCTGGAATTAAGCCAGT CTATGTCTTTGATGGAAAGCCTCCTGATTTGAAAAAACAAGAACTTGCAAAACG CTATTCAAAGAGAGCAGATGCTACTGAGGACCTAGCAGATGCAATCGAG GTTGGCAACAAGGAGGATATTGAGAAATTCAGTAAAAGGACAGTAAAG GTTACAAAGCAGCACAATGATGACTGCAAAAGACTTTTGAGACTCATGGGAGTGCCTGTGATTGAG GCTCCCTCGGAAGCTGAGGCACAATGTGCTGCACTTTGCAAGTTAGGAAAG GTTTATGCCGTGGCATCAGAAGACATGGATTCACTAACATTTGGATCTCCCAGATTTCTTCGTCATTTAATGGATCCCAGCTCAAGGAAGATCCCAGTTATGGAATTTGAAGTGGCAAAG ATTTTGGAAGAGCTGAACCTCACCATGGATCAATTTATCGATTTGTGCATTCTTTCTGGATGTGATTATTGTGACAATATCCGAG GTATAGGGGGGCTGACTGCTCTAAAGCTTATACGTCAACATGGGGCTATAGAGGGTATATTAGAGAACATAAATAAAGAGAG GTACCAAATTCCTGACGATTGGCCTTACAAAGAGGCTCGACAGCTTTTCAAAGAACCACTAGTATGTACTGACGAAGAGCAACTTGACATTAAGTGGACTACACCAGACGAAGAA GGCTTGTTAACATTTTTGGTGAATGAGAATGGGTTCAACAGTGAGAGAGTGACAAAG GCAGTAGAAAAAATTAAAGCAGCCAAGAACAAGTCATCACAGGGCCG GATGGAGTCCTTTTTCAAGCCTGTTACTAATCCTTCAGTATCCATTAAACGAAAG gtCGAAGGTCATTGGCAGCTTGGGCATGTCAATGTTAGACCATTCTTCCAAGTACTCAGGGTCGGGCCCATTAGTAATGGCTGCATGCTTCGGCACATGAAGCTGAAAACCCTGGTGAAATTGTAG
- the LOC103492083 gene encoding flap endonuclease 1 isoform X1, with product MGIKGLTKLLADNAPKGMKEQKFETYFGRKIAIDASMSIYQFLIVVGRSGTEMLTNEAGEVTSHLQGMFNRTIRLLEAGIKPVYVFDGKPPDLKKQELAKRYSKRADATEDLADAIEVGNKEDIEKFSKRTVKVTKQHNDDCKRLLRLMGVPVIEQAPSEAEAQCAALCKLGKVYAVASEDMDSLTFGSPRFLRHLMDPSSRKIPVMEFEVAKILEELNLTMDQFIDLCILSGCDYCDNIRGIGGLTALKLIRQHGAIEGILENINKERYQIPDDWPYKEARQLFKEPLVCTDEEQLDIKWTTPDEEGLLTFLVNENGFNSERVTKAVEKIKAAKNKSSQGRMESFFKPVTNPSVSIKRKVNKCVLRFPKPGAQHKFSLQAFSFSRSKVIGSLGMSMLDHSSKYSGSGPLVMAACFGT from the exons ATGGGCATCAAG GGTTTAACCAAGCTTTTAGCTGATAATGCGCCCAAGGGCATGAAGGAGCAGAAGTTCGAAACCTATTTCGGCCGCAAAATCGCTATTGATGCTAGCATGAGTATTTATCAATTTCTT ATTGTTGTGGGTAGAAGTGGGACTGAGATGCTCACCAACGAAGCTGGTGAAGTCACTAG TCATTTGCAAGGGATGTTTAACCGAACAATAAGGCTTCTCGAAGCTGGAATTAAGCCAGT CTATGTCTTTGATGGAAAGCCTCCTGATTTGAAAAAACAAGAACTTGCAAAACG CTATTCAAAGAGAGCAGATGCTACTGAGGACCTAGCAGATGCAATCGAG GTTGGCAACAAGGAGGATATTGAGAAATTCAGTAAAAGGACAGTAAAG GTTACAAAGCAGCACAATGATGACTGCAAAAGACTTTTGAGACTCATGGGAGTGCCTGTGATTGAG CAGGCTCCCTCGGAAGCTGAGGCACAATGTGCTGCACTTTGCAAGTTAGGAAAG GTTTATGCCGTGGCATCAGAAGACATGGATTCACTAACATTTGGATCTCCCAGATTTCTTCGTCATTTAATGGATCCCAGCTCAAGGAAGATCCCAGTTATGGAATTTGAAGTGGCAAAG ATTTTGGAAGAGCTGAACCTCACCATGGATCAATTTATCGATTTGTGCATTCTTTCTGGATGTGATTATTGTGACAATATCCGAG GTATAGGGGGGCTGACTGCTCTAAAGCTTATACGTCAACATGGGGCTATAGAGGGTATATTAGAGAACATAAATAAAGAGAG GTACCAAATTCCTGACGATTGGCCTTACAAAGAGGCTCGACAGCTTTTCAAAGAACCACTAGTATGTACTGACGAAGAGCAACTTGACATTAAGTGGACTACACCAGACGAAGAA GGCTTGTTAACATTTTTGGTGAATGAGAATGGGTTCAACAGTGAGAGAGTGACAAAG GCAGTAGAAAAAATTAAAGCAGCCAAGAACAAGTCATCACAGGGCCG GATGGAGTCCTTTTTCAAGCCTGTTACTAATCCTTCAGTATCCATTAAACGAAAG GTAAACAAATGTGTACTTAGGTTTCCCAAACCAGGAGCCCAACATAAATTCTCTTTACaagcattttctttttcaaggtCGAAGGTCATTGGCAGCTTGGGCATGTCAATGTTAGACCATTCTTCCAAGTACTCAGGGTCGGGCCCATTAGTAATGGCTGCATGCTTCGGCACATGA
- the LOC103492083 gene encoding flap endonuclease 1 isoform X2, with the protein MGIKGLTKLLADNAPKGMKEQKFETYFGRKIAIDASMSIYQFLIVVGRSGTEMLTNEAGEVTSHLQGMFNRTIRLLEAGIKPVYVFDGKPPDLKKQELAKRYSKRADATEDLADAIEVGNKEDIEKFSKRTVKVTKQHNDDCKRLLRLMGVPVIEAPSEAEAQCAALCKLGKVYAVASEDMDSLTFGSPRFLRHLMDPSSRKIPVMEFEVAKILEELNLTMDQFIDLCILSGCDYCDNIRGIGGLTALKLIRQHGAIEGILENINKERYQIPDDWPYKEARQLFKEPLVCTDEEQLDIKWTTPDEEGLLTFLVNENGFNSERVTKAVEKIKAAKNKSSQGRMESFFKPVTNPSVSIKRKVNKCVLRFPKPGAQHKFSLQAFSFSRSKVIGSLGMSMLDHSSKYSGSGPLVMAACFGT; encoded by the exons ATGGGCATCAAG GGTTTAACCAAGCTTTTAGCTGATAATGCGCCCAAGGGCATGAAGGAGCAGAAGTTCGAAACCTATTTCGGCCGCAAAATCGCTATTGATGCTAGCATGAGTATTTATCAATTTCTT ATTGTTGTGGGTAGAAGTGGGACTGAGATGCTCACCAACGAAGCTGGTGAAGTCACTAG TCATTTGCAAGGGATGTTTAACCGAACAATAAGGCTTCTCGAAGCTGGAATTAAGCCAGT CTATGTCTTTGATGGAAAGCCTCCTGATTTGAAAAAACAAGAACTTGCAAAACG CTATTCAAAGAGAGCAGATGCTACTGAGGACCTAGCAGATGCAATCGAG GTTGGCAACAAGGAGGATATTGAGAAATTCAGTAAAAGGACAGTAAAG GTTACAAAGCAGCACAATGATGACTGCAAAAGACTTTTGAGACTCATGGGAGTGCCTGTGATTGAG GCTCCCTCGGAAGCTGAGGCACAATGTGCTGCACTTTGCAAGTTAGGAAAG GTTTATGCCGTGGCATCAGAAGACATGGATTCACTAACATTTGGATCTCCCAGATTTCTTCGTCATTTAATGGATCCCAGCTCAAGGAAGATCCCAGTTATGGAATTTGAAGTGGCAAAG ATTTTGGAAGAGCTGAACCTCACCATGGATCAATTTATCGATTTGTGCATTCTTTCTGGATGTGATTATTGTGACAATATCCGAG GTATAGGGGGGCTGACTGCTCTAAAGCTTATACGTCAACATGGGGCTATAGAGGGTATATTAGAGAACATAAATAAAGAGAG GTACCAAATTCCTGACGATTGGCCTTACAAAGAGGCTCGACAGCTTTTCAAAGAACCACTAGTATGTACTGACGAAGAGCAACTTGACATTAAGTGGACTACACCAGACGAAGAA GGCTTGTTAACATTTTTGGTGAATGAGAATGGGTTCAACAGTGAGAGAGTGACAAAG GCAGTAGAAAAAATTAAAGCAGCCAAGAACAAGTCATCACAGGGCCG GATGGAGTCCTTTTTCAAGCCTGTTACTAATCCTTCAGTATCCATTAAACGAAAG GTAAACAAATGTGTACTTAGGTTTCCCAAACCAGGAGCCCAACATAAATTCTCTTTACaagcattttctttttcaaggtCGAAGGTCATTGGCAGCTTGGGCATGTCAATGTTAGACCATTCTTCCAAGTACTCAGGGTCGGGCCCATTAGTAATGGCTGCATGCTTCGGCACATGA
- the LOC103492081 gene encoding glutamate--tRNA ligase, cytoplasmic, whose amino-acid sequence MDIKLFSFPADNTPFSVIVAAKLAGIAFPSDSSLPSASPPTFLFTDGSKLHGASVLLRYIGRVTNIPNFYGQNAYESSRIDEWLEYAPILSSGSAFENACSYVDKYLERCTFLVGHSLSLADVAVWSGLAGTGQRWESLRKSKKYLNLQRWFNSLLVEYSDELDDVLTAFVGKRGGKSSGPKLKDQQGLKTNSVNQEASDKGKAGSKSTFEVDLPNVEFGKVRLRFAPEPSGYLHIGHSKAALLNQYFSQRYNGEVIIRFDDTNPAKESNEFVENLLKDIETLGIKYETVTYTSDYFPQLMEMAENLIRQGKAYIDDTPREQMQKERMEGIESKRRSNSPEENLRLWKEMILGTEQGLLCCLRGKLDMQDPNKSLRDPVYYRCNPIPHHRIGSKYKIYPTYDFACPFVDSIEGITHALRSSEYHDRNAQYYRIQEDMGLRKVHIYEFSRLNMVYTLLSKRKLLWFVQNGKVDGWDDPRFPTVQGIVRRGLKVEALIQFILEQGASKNLNLMEWDKLWTINKKIIDPVCPRHTAVIEERRVLFTLGNGPEIPYVRIIPKHKKYEGAGEKSTTFTKRIWIDQIDAQCIKVDEEITLMDWGNAIVKGIQKDQDGFVTQLSGILHLEGSVKTTKLKITWLPDIKELVTLSLMEYDYLITKKKLEEGEDFLDVLNPCTKKETIAVGDSNMRNIKRGDILQLERKGYFRCDVPYVRPSKPIVLFAIPDGRQQSSLK is encoded by the exons ATGGATATTAAGCTTTTCTCATTTCCGGCTGATAACACTCCATTCTCCGTCATTGTGGCCGCCAAGCTTGCCGGTATCGCTTTTCCTTCAGATTCTTCTCTTCCTTCTGCCTCCCCTCCCACATTTCTCTTCACTGACGG GTCAAAGTTGCATGGAGCATCTGTCCTTCTACGTTATATTGGTCGAGTCACCAACATTCCTAATTTTTATGGGCAGAATGCATATGAGTCTAGCCGT ATTGACGAATGGCTAGAGTATGCTCCTATCCTTTCGTCTGGTTCCGCATTTGAGAATGCATGTAGTTATGTTGATAAGTACTTGGAAAGATGCACATTTCTCGTTGGCCATTCTTTGTCGCTTGCAGATGTAGCTGTCTGGTCTGGTTTAGCAG GAACGGGGCAACGGTGGGAAAGCTTAAGAAAGTCAAAGAAGTACTTGAATCTTCAACGATGGTTTAATTCACTCTTAGTTGAATATTCTGATGAATTGGATGATGTTTTAACTGCATTTGTTGGCAAAAGAGGTGGAAAGTCTTCAGGACCTAAATTGAAGGATCAACAGGGTCTTAAGACAAATAGTGTCAACCAGGAGGCATCTGATAAGGGAAAAGCAGGAAGCAAATCTACCTTTGAAGTTGATCTTCCAAATGTAGAGTTTGGGAAGGTGCGTTTGCGTTTTGCACCTGAGCCCAGTGGATATCTTCACATTGGGCACTCAAAAGCCGCATTGTTGAATCAGTATTTTTCCCAGAGGTACAATGGTGAAGTAATTATCAGGTTTGATGATACAAATCCGGCCAAAGAAAGCAATGAGTTTGTAGAAAATCTTTTGAAAGACATTGAGACGTTGGGTATAAAGTATGAAACTGTCACGTATACTTCGGATTACTTCCCTCAATTAATGGAAATGGCTGAAAACTTAATTCGCCAGGGTAAAGCATATATTGATGATACTCCACGTGAGCAGATGCAGAAAGAACGAATGGAAGGCATTGAATCAAAACGTAGAAGTAATAGTCCTGAAGAGAATCTAAGATTATGGAAGGAGATGATATTAGGAACTGAGCAAGGTTTACTTTGCTGTCTTCGTGGAAAACTTGATATGCAAGATCCTAATAAATCTCTTCGAGATCCTGTGTATTATCGTTGTAATCCAATTCCCCACCACCGGATTGGTTccaagtataagatatacccaaCTTATGATTTTGCCTGTCCATTTGTTGATTCTATTGAAGGCATTACACATGCACTACGGTCTAGCGAATACCATGACCGCAATGCACAATACTACCGAATCCAGGAAGATATGGGTCTAAGAAAGGTTCATATATACGAATTTAGCCGGTTGAACATGGTGTATACTCTTCTCAGCAAACGTAAGCTTTTGTGGTTTGTTCAAAATGGTAAGGTTGATGGGTGGGATGATCCCCGTTTTCCAACAGTACAGGGGATTGTTCGAAGAGGTTTAAAAGTTGAAGCTTTGATTCAATTCATCCTCGAACAG GGGGCATCGAAAAACCTCAACCTTATGGAATGGGATAAACTATGGACCATTAATAAAAAGATTATTGATCCTGTGTGTCCCAGACATACTGCTGTTATCGAAGAACGTCGTGTGTTATTTACCCTTGGTAATGGTCCAGAGATACCATATGTTCGAATAATACCAAAGCATAAAAAATATGAGGGTGCTGGTGAAAAATCTACCACTTTCACAAAGAGGATATGGATTGACCAAATTGATGCACAATGTATCAAGGTGGATGAAGAAATCACCTTAATGGACTGGGGTAATGCAATAGTGAAAGGCATCCAGAAGGATCAAGATGGGTTTGTCACACAATTGTCAGGAATTTTGCATCTTGAAGGTTCTGTGAAGACCACGAAGTTGAAGATCACTTGGCTGCCTGATATAAAAGAACTAGTTACACTCTCACTTATGGAGTACGATTATTTAATCACAAAAAAGAAG CTCGAAGAAGGAGAGGACTTTCTTGATGTATTAAATCCATGCACAAAAAAGGAGACTATTGCTGTTGGGGATTCAAACATGCGAAATATAAAGCGAGGAGATATATTGCAGTTAGAGAGGAAGGGGTATTTCAGATGTGATGTTCCATATGTCAGGCCATCAAAACCGATAGTCCTATTTGCAATCCCAGATGGCAGGCAACAATCTAGTTTGAAGTAA
- the LOC103492084 gene encoding transcription factor MYB61, whose product MGRHSCCYKQKLRKGLWSPDEDEKLLNYITKHGHGCWSSVPKLAGLQRCGKSCRLRWINYLRPDLKRGPFSQQEEDLIIELHSVLGNRWSQIAAQLPGRTDNEIKNLWNSCIKKKLRQKGIDPNTHKPVVSGGGDVENESESKLPARSNDIDNTSDEANNNNTNDTTPPLSIPIIINPHNSNSQIYSQTHEFFPFQTSTTNTSSDITSDYLSFHHLNYPPNPNPNPNPNPNPNSLCFTLPPPPIPIKPQIPNWESTTFNNNFFDAANFSWGLPDCATKAEKLNTTQLPEDMKWSEFVGNNPFILQNQEAQSQTQTDESMYVETTAAETGFITEGGGGGGGWQRQQPSSDAAVYNKHLHTLTVSFGNTL is encoded by the exons ATGGGAAGGCACTCTTGTTGCTATAAACAGAAGCTAAGGAAAGGACTTTGGTCTCCAGATGAAGATGAAAAGCTTCTCAATTATATCACTAAGCATGGCCATGGCTGTTGGAGCTCTGTCCCTAAACTCGCTG GCCTTCAACGCTGTGGAAAAAGCTGCCGCCTCAGATGGATTAATTACCTACGCCCTGATTTGAAAAGAGGCCCTTTCTCTCAACAGGAAGAAGATTTGATCATTGAACTTCATTCTGTCCTTGGTAACAG ATGGTCTCAAATTGCTGCTCAGCTGCCTGGGAGAACAGACAATGAAATAAAGAACTTGTGGAATTCGTGTATTAAGAAGAAACTTAGACAAAAAGGTATTGACCCCAACACGCATAAGCCTGTGGTATCCGGCGGCGGCGATGTTGAGAATGAGAGTGAGAGTAAACTCCCAGCCAGAAGCAATGATATTGATAACACCTCCGATGaagctaataataataatacaaatgATACAACGCCTCCTCTCTCAATCCCAATCATTATCAATCCACATAACTCCAATTCCCAAATCTACTCACAAACTCATGAATTTTTCCCTTTCCAAACTTCCACTACCAACACATCTTCTGATATTACCTCCGATTATCTCTCTTTTCATCATCTCAATTACCCACCAAACCCGAATCCAAATCCAAATCCAAATCCAAATCCAAATTCTCTCTGTTTCACTCTCCCTCCGCCGCCAATTCCCATCAAACCCCAAATACCCAATTGGGAATCAACTACTTTCAACAACAATTTCTTCGACGCTGCTAACTTCTCTTGGGGGCTTCCCGATTGCGCTACTAAAGCAGAGAAATTGAATACAACCCAGTTACCGGAAGACATGAAATGGTCGGAATTTGTGGGGAATAATCCATTTATACTGCAAAATCAAGAAGCTCAATCTCAAACTCAAACAGATGAATCAATGTATGTAGAGACTACCGCGGCGGAAACAGGGTTTATAACAGAGGGCGGTGGCGGTGGCGGTGGGTGGCAGAGGCAACAACCTTCCTCCGATGCTGCTGTATATAACAAACACCTCCATACTCTTACTGTTTCTTTTGGAAATACCCTTTAA